A window of Streptomyces sp. NBC_01224 genomic DNA:
CCTGCGTCACCCGCGCGACGGCACGCTGACGCAGCAGGACTTCGAGCGTGCCTTCTCTTTCGACGAGCTGCACTACCCTTCCGCTCCCGACGCGCCGGTCGGTCCTTACGGCCGCGTCGGTCACGCCGTCGTGTCCGACGCGGACGAGTCGAGGCTCAGGTGCACGATCGACGAGATTGCATGCTTCAACGAGACAGGCGGCGCCCGCGGCGACTTGTCGCTCGCATGACGGCGGCCCGGTCGGATCCGGCCCCGGGCGCGGCGCATCGTACGCCGGTGCCCTATGGGTCATTGGCCGCTGCAAGTACAGGGCGTCGCAACACCGGCTCGGCGCATATCTTCCGGCACGCGGAAACAGCAGTTCGCGAAGCAAGTAATTGCAAGAACCCTCATTGTGGTCCATATCGCACGATCCACGGCCATGTGGCTGTGTAATGGCGTATCGGATGCCAGGGGGTGGATCCCGCCACTCGTGGCGACGTAACACGACATTAATTCGTCATTTCGGCAGTGGTGACTCTGGAGACGGCGCATGCCCACGATAGTCGATGTCGGACACCGGGGAGATCTCGATCAAGCCCTGCGGTGTCGGGGTCTGGAACCCTTTTACATCGTGCCGGCACCCTTACACTTACAGGGCCGGAAGAAATATCGCTGCGTCGCGGGCATGGAGAATGCGCAGGAAGCATTCCGGGCGGTGCTCTCCGCCGGTCTCCGCGACCTGGCTGGCGTCATCAGCGTCCATGAGTTCGGAGTCTTCGCGGCGGCCTATTTGCGCCAGCAGTTGAATCTTCCCGGAAACTCCGATTCCCAGGGAGTTCTCTTCTTCCGGGACAAGTACCTGCAGAAGAGTCAGCTCCCGCCGGAGGTGCGGCGCGCGCGGGCCCGTTATGCGTCCCGGACCACGCCCTACGCGAAAATCGCCGAGGAACTGGGGAAACCGTTCGTCGTCAAACCAGCCATCGGCGCGGGCTCGCTGCGCACCGAGGTAGTCCGCTCCGCCGAGGAGTACCACCGCGCGCTGGAGCCGTTCCCAGGCGAGTCGGACGTCGACCTGGTCACGGAGTCGTTCGTCGATGCCCCCGAGATCTACATGGACGGCATCTGGCAGGGCGGCGACCTGCACCGGCGTTCCCTGACGCACTATCACAGCTCGCCGCTGAGCGCCGTGCACGGTCGGGTCCTCGAGGCCCATCTGCTCGACGAGCGGCTGCACCCCGACCTGTTCGAACAGGCAGAGAACCTCACCAAACGGGTGCTCAAGACCCTGGAGGCACCGGACTGCGTGTTCCATCTGGAGGCGTACGTCGAACAGGACGGGCTGACCTTTGGCGAATGCGCCATCCGCCTGCCGGGCGCGCTCTCCCCTCAACTAGTCCAGCTCACCTACGGAGTCGGCCTTTTCGACGCCGAGATCAGCCTGGCGCTCGGACTGAGCGTCTCCCTCCCCCCGGCGGTCCGCCCGCCGGAGCACTTCCACGGCTATCTCCTGCTGCGGCGCCCCGACCACCGCAGCCTGACGCGCGAGGACTTCGGGCGTACCTTCAACTTCGAAAAGCTCACCTATTCCTCCTCACCGGACACGCCACCCGGCCCCTACGGCCGCGTCGGCGAGGCGATCGTCTCCGACCCGGACGACCGGCGGCTGAGCCGCACGATCGAATTCGTCCGGTTCAACGAGACCGGCGGGACGTAGGGCCCGGCTCGGACAGGCCCACATCCCAGCGCCGCAGCTACTCCCACCGGCACATTGCCCGCACGCGGACCGCCACCCGCCGACCTGAACCGGCCGCGACCGCGTGCCGCGCACCGCCCGCGGCGGGCACCGCCCCGCCCCGGACTCACAGGGCCTCACCGCTCGCGGACACCACCCACCCCTCCGCCAGTATGTGCGCGCTGATCCACCCAGTTCAGTCCCACCTCGATCGGGGGTCTTCACTGCCATGTCGGACATACGTCAAGCCACAAGCGTCACGACGCTTCCGCATCTGCTCGAACGCGCCGCACAGGACACCACACGCGGCGTCACCTTCGTCGACGGTCCGTTCGTCTCCTACGCCGACCTGCGCGAAGGCGCCCTGAGAATCGCCCAGGGCCTGCGCAGCTGGGGCGCCGCACCGGGGGACCGCGTCCTGGTCGCGGCCGGCGACCCCGAGAGCTTCTTCCGCGCCTTCTGGGGCTGCCTGCACGTCGGCGCCGTGCCCTGCCCGATCGCCCCGTCCGCCGATCCCTCCCGCCTGCGCCCGCAGCTGGAGCACCTGCGCGGCCTCCTCGGTGACCCGCTGGTCGTCGTACCGAAGGCATACGGCGATCTGCCCGACGTCGGGCTGACCACGGTGA
This region includes:
- a CDS encoding ATP-grasp domain-containing protein, which produces MENAQEAFRAVLSAGLRDLAGVISVHEFGVFAAAYLRQQLNLPGNSDSQGVLFFRDKYLQKSQLPPEVRRARARYASRTTPYAKIAEELGKPFVVKPAIGAGSLRTEVVRSAEEYHRALEPFPGESDVDLVTESFVDAPEIYMDGIWQGGDLHRRSLTHYHSSPLSAVHGRVLEAHLLDERLHPDLFEQAENLTKRVLKTLEAPDCVFHLEAYVEQDGLTFGECAIRLPGALSPQLVQLTYGVGLFDAEISLALGLSVSLPPAVRPPEHFHGYLLLRRPDHRSLTREDFGRTFNFEKLTYSSSPDTPPGPYGRVGEAIVSDPDDRRLSRTIEFVRFNETGGT